The genomic DNA AGATAATATCAAGGTAAAAGTATGGGAAAGAGGAGCAGGTCCAACCTTAGCCTGTGGGACAGGAGCTTGTGCTATTCATGTAGCAGCCTATAAACTAGGCCTTTGCAATTCGTTGACAATTGTTTCTTTGCCAGGAGGTAAACTTAAAATAGATTGGTCAAAAGACGATTCTGAAGTCATGATGACCGGGAATGCTAAAAAGGTTTTCTCGGGATCAATTTTAATAAATTAATGGAAAATAATTTTATATATTTAGATAATGCATCTACGACTCCATTATCTGAGAATGTTTTAAATATAATAAATTCAACTTATAAGAATTACTGGCATAACCCTTCATCAACATACGAGCTAGGGGTAAAATGCTCTACATATCTTGAAAAAATTAGATCTAGAATTGCTTATATATTTGAAGCAGAACCAGAGGATATAATTTTTACATCTGGCTCTTCGGAATCAACAAATATTGTGTTTAATAATATTTATGAGAAATTTAAAAATGGTAGAGTTGTCATTTCAAATGTTGAACATCAAGCAACAACTATTTGTGCTAATAAATTAAAAAAACAAAATTGGGATATTTACGAATGGAAGGTAAATAATGATGGAATTTTAAATATTGCTAATATAGATAAAATTTTAACCAATGATACTAAGCTTGTATCAATTATTTGGGGACAAAGTGAAATTGGGACAATTCAACCAGTTCAATTTATAGGTTCCAAATGTGAAGAATTAAATATAATGGTTCATTTAGATGGAACTCAAATATTAAGTAATGGAATATTCAGTTGGAAAGATCTTAAATGTGATTTTTTAAGTTTGTCTGCTCATAAATTTGGAGGGCCAAAAGGTATCGGCATTCTTTTAACGAAAGAAAAGTCTCGAATGATTTTAAAAAATAAAGACATATCACTTACCCAGGAATATTCAATTAGACAAGGTACACAAGCTTTGCCATTAATTGCTGGAATGTATGAATCATTAAAGAATATTAAAGGAAAAATAAAATCATATGATCACAAAACAGAATTTCCTTCTAATAACATTAATAAACTTAAAAATT from Prochlorococcus marinus str. GP2 includes the following:
- a CDS encoding cysteine desulfurase family protein; the protein is MENNFIYLDNASTTPLSENVLNIINSTYKNYWHNPSSTYELGVKCSTYLEKIRSRIAYIFEAEPEDIIFTSGSSESTNIVFNNIYEKFKNGRVVISNVEHQATTICANKLKKQNWDIYEWKVNNDGILNIANIDKILTNDTKLVSIIWGQSEIGTIQPVQFIGSKCEELNIMVHLDGTQILSNGIFSWKDLKCDFLSLSAHKFGGPKGIGILLTKEKSRMILKNKDISLTQEYSIRQGTQALPLIAGMYESLKNIKGKIKSYDHKTEFPSNNINKLKNYFFQKIKDNNHIKITGSINHRLPNHISFLLLNKLFDPIRAYKVVNFMSENRIAISSGSACSSSSGKPSSTLKNIGLKDDELYSNIRVTLGSINNKSEIDKFLELIQICIDKF